DNA from Prunus persica cultivar Lovell chromosome G6, Prunus_persica_NCBIv2, whole genome shotgun sequence:
ATTCTTTAATGGTGGCATCGTATTATTAACTTACTAAGATTAGAAatatttgttgttgagaattcTTTCTTTGATTCCATGCCTATTAACAGACATGGAAGGACTCGAATGGAAAATATGATAACTTATGATTGCATATGGATGGAaggatttgaatttcaaatctATGAGATTCTTCATTTCAGAACCATTGAATTGAACTTGTTCTTTGTCATGAGTTTCTTCATTATTTCCACAGTACCCTTGAATAACCTTAAttacttaaaaagaaaaaataaaaactgttaATGTTGTTTCTTCATCCATATAGTGACATATAGTGAAATGCTTAGATTGGATAATGTTTTTTTGAGTAACTAATTCTCTATAAGGACAAAATTACAATTGGAAGAAGATTCAAAAGGTAGGTGGAGAAGTAGAAAAAGGAAGTGGGAATAGCAGCACTTGTATTTATACAATCAGTTGGCTTGAAGGAGACCAGCCTTCTATCTAGGTCGAAACCAATCAAGAAATTTGACTGAACATAGTTTCCATAAAGAACAAAATCATCATTAGTGACATAACTGGAGTTCTGCATTGCAAAGCAGAAATTCTTAAACTCTTGGTGCTGAAAGAAGGTCTGTGTTGGTGTTAACTGCAAATTAGCACCACCCTCAAAATGCACTGTCAATGTTGGTCCTTTGAGATTCGTCGCGGTATTGTAGCACACTAGGGTCCCAAAAGTTGGGTCCGCTATTTCAATGGGGGTCCTTGGAATCTGCTTCTTCAACTCTGCAACCAAGGGATCATAAAACTGTTGTGGTAAGTATGTGTTTGGTGTTCCTGAATCAAGAATGGTGTTGCCTTTTGAAACAGCATTAGTCTCCGATGAATTGAAAGGCACAAACTTATCTCCAACACTCATCCCTGCTATCGTGATGCGATAAGCGGTCTTGTCCAGTGTGGAGATCAAAGGTGTTGAGACCACCCCTTCACCCAACACTTCACTCCCATTCCCAAAACTCATCTTGCTTGTAGCTGTGGGATTGGCATGAGGTGGAACCAAACAGTAGGAGAACCTCTTGCCTCCAAGTCCAGGACCAATTTGATTAATGAATGACATGTTCCCAGATCCAAGCCCAACTACTCCCATTTGATTCTCAAGAAATGTTTCCCCTGTATTGTTGTGTCCACAACCAATCAAAATATTCTTGACGGAAACTGGTTCCCCAGATGTGGATTTCATGATGATCGTTTCTTTTGCAAGTACTCCTCTGGTGGCTGCACCGTCTACATAGCTGTAATTGTAATTGCAAAGCGCTTTATGATCATCAGGTGATGAGCAAGAGTAAGAGCCAGAGTCAATAAGTAAGTTGCATTCTTGTGCACCACATGTGAGGCTTCTATATGTTGAGGACTTTCTCGGGTCGAACTTGGGATTTTTCTGCTTGTAGCAATCAAGACATGGCTCACATTGTGTCCATATCAGTGTGCTGCCTGTGTCAGCAACCCCATAAATATCGACAGGTGGAGTTCCAATTGAGAGCTTCATAAGATGTTCGCCATCATAGTCACGTCTTACTTCTGATTGTGGTGTGTTTGGATTGGATGGCTCCATGAGACGTCGAAAGCTTCTGTATAAGCTCCTTGAAGGAGCTTTATTGTGATTATAAAATGGTGAATTTGGGGAGTTTCGGCGGATAAGTTGGACACTGAATCCACCACCATGAACATTGCTTGCTAATGAAGAATGACATacaagataaaagaaaagattaataGTCACCAAGTGTAAATGGCAAAGGGTAGAGTGATCTGCAGCTGCCATGTGAGAAATCAATAGAGGGAGAGTTGCTTCAACTTAACTGTAAGAATAAAAAGAAGTGCTGCAATGAGTTTGCTTGCATTGCAGTGCAATTTGGGGCAAAATAAGTTGATCTTAGTGTAGAGATATATCCTGAAATAGGAGGTGGTAGGTTTGCATGAATGGCTAAAATTAGATCACGTAGCTAAGCTAGTCTCTCACACAAACATGGATTCTCTTAAGGTGGCAACGGCATGgcagttttgtttttagaaaatttggaAGCAGCCCCAGGCCATATGTTCTTTGAAAGAATTCTATAccacttcttttgttttgtgggaGGCAGTTCCTCAGGTCAAACCCTGATTTCTTGGTATTAGATTTTGACATTTCtcaggccaagaaagaaaagaaccaaaaaaaaaaaaaaaaaaacttttgacATTTCTTTATTACCTTTACACATATTCACCCTGGGCCTGGGCCATATTTTGCTTTAAATACGCTTCTTTGGGCGCAATAAAGATTGACCCGATATTAGGCCCAAAATAGAATTTGGGTTGCAGTTGTTGACACTGGCTAGGTATATATACCGAAATGCCCACGGTGCCCTCGTCACAGGCTTTACTCTTCTTCACAGTTCACTGAGCTTCGTTGAGTTTGTTCAACCTTTTTGAATCAAGCATGCAACAGGTGAGTCAAAGCCCTAATTTTTCATTCACATAATCTAATAATTCCATGCAAAAGGTTtcgtttttaattttgttttgtctttttggGCCAAGGGTGGAGGATCTGAAACGGAGGTGACATGGGAAGACCAGCAGAACATCAACAAATTTGGCAGATTGAATAACCGGTTTCACGAGCTCCAGGACGAGATCAAATTTGCCAAGGTATTTCCTTTCTGTGGAcgtttatttggttttttttctttctaaaaacttgaaagattccttttttgtttttcttttctgggtaCTAAATGCTGTTTTGTCTTGTAAAATCGATGCTGTTTTATCTCAAATCGACTATAAATAGAACATGTACCATGTGTTGCCATAAGAGTGTGCAAAGGCTCGAGATTGTAATCTAAAATTCAGTgttcgaaaaatcggcctaTGCGGCCGCCTAGGCGCTAGGCGGGAGGACACTTCACCCTAATCCTTAGGGGTAGGCGCCAGGGAGTTAGGCGGCCTGGGCGGGTCTGGGCGGGTCGGGTGGCTGCTTCTCTACTCTTCTCGACCCAACCAGTGGTAGCGACGACTTcttctaaaattgaaaaagagtGAAGTGAAGCGAAAAGAAAAGTGATGAAATGATTGTTTAGGATTGGCTTCACTGCTAATAAAACTAAATTGACTTTATTTATTAGTCTTCTAGGTTTGGTGGGACTGCTGTACCTGAATGATTTGGCAAACTACCCTGTGAGTTTTATGTTTTGCAATGGGCATCGATTTCAGAAATTCACATTGAAAAAGGTTGAATGTTTGCTTTCCTGATATGTGCCAGCTGCCAAATGATCAAATTTGTGTGCAATGAGCCTCCTGCCTGGAATTTTGCATGTTTAAATGCATGTTTCTTTACTTTACTTTAACCCCATAGATTTTCCTTGGGATGAATTGCTTTCCGCAATTAAGCGGGTATAAAGGCTGCCTACGGCTGATCTGCCATTGTGAGAGTCTTGTGAACTAGGCCACagttctttttcattttccttggGAAGCTTATGGTAGACTGCATTTCATTATCCAGTCCCTTGATTGTTTgactttagtttttttttttttttttcgagaCTGCATTTGTACCtcttatactattttttatggtattttaACGTGTTAAAGTTATGTGAGAGTTTGTATTATGTTGACTCTCACCTTCTGAATCATGGTACTAGTGCTAGCTTTTGAACATGAACATCACTTTCTATTTacctgtgtgtgtgtgtcatTGTCGTCCTGGTATATTTTGTAAGTTGTGCCCTCTTCTGATCAATGTTGCCATCCAGGAATCAAATGAGAATCTGGAGGATGCAAGCAATGAGTTGATTCTCACTGATGAGGAGGTGGTCCGGTTCCAGATAGGTGAAGTGTTTGCCCATGTGCCAAAAGAAGAAGTGGAGAGCAGGATCGAAGAGATGAAAGAGGTGACGAGCAAAAATTTAGAGAAActtgaggaagagaaggaatcTATTCTTGCACAGATGGCCGAATTGAAGCAAATTTTGTATGGAAAGTT
Protein-coding regions in this window:
- the LOC18775492 gene encoding aspartic proteinase CDR1, yielding MAAADHSTLCHLHLVTINLFFYLVCHSSLASNVHGGGFSVQLIRRNSPNSPFYNHNKAPSRSLYRSFRRLMEPSNPNTPQSEVRRDYDGEHLMKLSIGTPPVDIYGVADTGSTLIWTQCEPCLDCYKQKNPKFDPRKSSTYRSLTCGAQECNLLIDSGSYSCSSPDDHKALCNYNYSYVDGAATRGVLAKETIIMKSTSGEPVSVKNILIGCGHNNTGETFLENQMGVVGLGSGNMSFINQIGPGLGGKRFSYCLVPPHANPTATSKMSFGNGSEVLGEGVVSTPLISTLDKTAYRITIAGMSVGDKFVPFNSSETNAVSKGNTILDSGTPNTYLPQQFYDPLVAELKKQIPRTPIEIADPTFGTLVCYNTATNLKGPTLTVHFEGGANLQLTPTQTFFQHQEFKNFCFAMQNSSYVTNDDFVLYGNYVQSNFLIGFDLDRRLVSFKPTDCINTSAAIPTSFFYFSTYLLNLLPIVILSL
- the LOC18774732 gene encoding probable prefoldin subunit 4 → MQQGGGSETEVTWEDQQNINKFGRLNNRFHELQDEIKFAKESNENLEDASNELILTDEEVVRFQIGEVFAHVPKEEVESRIEEMKEVTSKNLEKLEEEKESILAQMAELKQILYGKFKDSINLEED